In Thermocrinis minervae, a single genomic region encodes these proteins:
- a CDS encoding DHH family phosphoesterase — protein MVKESIPIIELLKEEKGKILIVSHENPDADTLGSALALYMFLKKLGKDVTIACKDKVPHFLDFLPGVEHVQRLPLPEVFDVGIIVDASGFYRAGAEVRAIKKARIDHHVGGDFYGQWDYIDPSAPSTTTLVYELMKAWDENLIDEQIAECIYAGLATDTGFFRYSNTDERTFELARELCQKGAKPYWTYTMFSERESLAKIKLTAKVLETITLHEEGLVAGVTVFDKFFKETGTEYPDSEGLVNFPRSIEGVEVAYALIEKPDEGVWKVSLRSKGKVDVAKVANLLGGGGHKYASGAKIRASSYQEAMDKLLHAIREGLKEAGLLKVVQV, from the coding sequence ATGGTTAAGGAAAGTATTCCTATTATAGAACTTTTAAAAGAAGAAAAGGGTAAGATTTTGATAGTGTCGCACGAAAACCCCGATGCGGACACTTTGGGCAGCGCCTTGGCCCTCTATATGTTTCTTAAAAAGCTCGGCAAAGATGTTACCATAGCTTGTAAGGATAAAGTGCCCCACTTCTTGGATTTCCTCCCAGGTGTGGAGCACGTGCAGAGGCTTCCCCTACCGGAGGTGTTTGACGTTGGCATAATAGTGGATGCTAGCGGCTTCTATAGAGCCGGTGCCGAAGTGAGGGCCATAAAGAAGGCACGCATAGACCATCACGTAGGTGGAGATTTTTACGGACAGTGGGATTACATAGATCCGTCAGCACCATCTACCACTACGTTGGTTTATGAGCTCATGAAGGCTTGGGATGAGAATCTCATAGACGAGCAGATTGCTGAGTGTATATATGCAGGGCTTGCCACCGATACAGGCTTTTTCAGGTATTCGAACACTGACGAACGAACCTTTGAGCTAGCTAGGGAGCTATGCCAAAAGGGAGCCAAACCCTACTGGACCTACACCATGTTCTCAGAGAGAGAATCCCTAGCAAAGATAAAGTTAACAGCCAAGGTCTTAGAAACCATAACCCTACACGAAGAAGGTTTAGTAGCAGGAGTCACTGTATTTGACAAGTTTTTCAAAGAAACAGGTACAGAGTATCCAGACAGCGAAGGTCTTGTAAACTTCCCAAGGTCCATAGAGGGTGTTGAAGTAGCCTACGCTCTCATAGAGAAACCTGATGAAGGTGTTTGGAAGGTGTCTCTAAGGTCGAAGGGTAAGGTAGACGTGGCGAAAGTAGCCAACCTTCTTGGTGGTGGTGGGCACAAGTATGCTTCGGGTGCAAAGATAAGGGCAAGCTCCTACCAAGAAGCTATGGATAAACTACTACACGCCATAAGGGAGGGATTAAAGGAGGCTGGCCTGTTGAAGGTTGTGCAAGTATGA